From Triticum urartu cultivar G1812 chromosome 2, Tu2.1, whole genome shotgun sequence, a single genomic window includes:
- the LOC125536839 gene encoding AAA-ATPase At3g50940-like, with translation MNPRAPVHIRGVEHTRVRIALMDNLPLTTMAGAAASSLEGGGRVVDTYKKALATAASVAAYAMLVRSMARELLPEELRAAVRWGAAFVRARLGAGDKERHTIVIRRHLDAGYNENHLFEAARAYLATKIDPTAMRRLCLARTRYKEPDGSSSWSTLLCMDDGGSTTDTFDGVDFKWTSIETGGDEGKKGKGHRAAPRETLELSFDAEHTEAALERYVPFIMSTAEQLQRRDRALKIFMNEGRSWHGINHHHPATFDTLAMDPALKQAVTDDLDRFLKRKEYYRRIGKAWKRGYLLFGPPGTGKSSLVAAMANYLRFNLYDLDLSEVRLNSALQRLLIAMPNKSILVIEDIDCCFDAKSREDRTMPVPADDGSSSDDNVPEDMAHHPGARQQQTITLSGLLNFIDGLWSTSGEERIIIFTTNYKDRLDPALLRPGRMDMHIYMGHCCWEAFKTLARNYHLVDDHALFPGIQELLAAVEVKVTPAEVSEMLLRSEDADVALRVLTEFLQDKRSKARKEATEIKIGVAEKAM, from the coding sequence ATGAACCCTAGAGCACCAGTACATATACGAGGCGTGGAGCACACTCGTGTTCGCATCGCACTCATGGATAACTTGCCACTGACCACCATGGCCGGAGCCGCGGCGTCGTCGTTGGAAGGAGGCGGGAGGGTGGTGGACACGTACAAGAAGGCGCTGGCCACGGCGGCGTCCGTGGCCGCGTACGCCATGCTGGTGCGCAGCATGGCCAGGGAGCTCCTCCCCGAGGAGCTGCGCGCCGCGGTGCGCTGGGGTGCCGCGTTCGTGCGCGCCCGCCTCGGCGCCGGCGACAAGGAGCGCCACACCATCGTCATCCGCCGCCACTTGGACGCCGGGTACAACGAGAACCACCTCTTCGAGGCGGCGCGCGCCTACCTGGCCACCAAGATCGACCCGACCGCCATGCGCCGGCTCTGCCTCGCGCGCACCCGGTACAAGGAGCCCGACGGGAGCAGCAGCTGGAGCACACTCCTGTGCATGGACGATGGGGGCTCCACCACCGACACCTTCGACGGCGTCGACTTCAAATGGACGTCCATCGAGACCGGCGGCGACGAAGGCAAGAAGGGAAAGGGGCATCGGGCCGCACCACGCGAGACCCTCGAGCTCAGCTTTGACGCCGAGCACACGGAGGCGGCCCTCGAGCGGTACGTGCCGTTCATCATGTCCACGGCGGAGCAGCTGCAGCGGCGGGATCGCGCGCTCAAGATCTTCATGAACGAGGGTCGGTCGTGGCACggcatcaaccaccaccacccgGCCACGTTCGACACGCTCGCCATGGATCCGGCACTCAAGCAGGCCGTCACCGACGACCTCGACCGTTTCCTCAAGCGGAAGGAGTACTACCGGCGGATCGGCAAGGCTTGGAAGCGCGGGTATCTGCTCTTCGGTCCACCTGGGACCGGCAAGTCCAGCCTTGTCGCCGCCATGGCCAACTACCTCCGGTTCAACCTCTACGACCTCGATCTCTCCGAGGTGCGCCTCAACTCGGCGCTTCAGAGGCTGCTTATCGCCATGCCCAACAAATCCATCCTCGTCATCGAGGACATCGACTGCTGCTTCGACGCCAAGTCGAGGGAGGACCGCACGATGCCGGTGCCGGCCGACGACGGCAGTTCATCAGACGACAACGTCCCGGAGGACATGGCCCACCACCCGGGAGCGCGCCAACAGCAGACCATAAcgctgtccgggctgctcaacTTCATCGACGGGCTGTGGTCGACGAGCGGCGAGGAGcgcatcatcatcttcaccacCAACTACAAGGACCGGCTCGACCCGGCGCTGCTGCGGCCGGGGCGCATGGACATGCACATCTACATGGGCCACTGCTGCTGGGAGGCGTTCAAGACGTTGGCCAGGAACTATCACCTCGTGGATGACCATGCTCTGTTCCCAGGGATACAGGAACTGCTGGCCGCAGTGGAGGTGAAGGTGACGCCGGCCGAGGTGTCCGAGATGCTGCTGCGGAGCGAAGACGCCGACGTTGCGCTACGGGTGCTGACGGAGTTCCTCCAGGACAAGAGAAGCAAGGCAAGAAAAGAGGCAACAGAAATCAAGATCGGCGTAGCAGAGAAGGCAATGTAG